ACTGTATGTTAATCGCTCCTCTTACAGGTAATTCTACAAGTAAACTTGCGAATGCTTTAACAGACTCCCCCGTACTGATGGCGGCAAAAGCAACACTCCGAAACGAAAGTCCTGTAGTGCTGGCAGTCTCAACCAATGATGCCCTCGGATTGAACGGGGTCAACATCATGAGATTGATGGCGACAAAGCATATTTACTTCGTCCCCCTTGGTCAGGATCATCCATTCAAAAAGCCTAATTCTCTCGTGGCTGATATGACGCTTATCCCGGAGACTATTGAAGCGGCCCTCTTAGGGAAACAGCTGCAGCCGGTCTTGATCGAACGCTATCCAAATTAAGTGAAACTTTTCATACAGGTATTCTTGGAAATATGATAAAATAACAAAAATAGTGACATATCTTACTATTCTTACAACAACACACAGAGAGAGGATGCCATTTGATGAGTGAAGCAAAACAATATAATGTAGCCGTAGTCGGCGCGACAGGAGCGGTCGGACAGAAAATGCTCGAAACGCTGGAGGACCGTAACTTTCCAATCAACCAGCTTAAGCTTCTGTCTTCCAGTCGCTCAGCTGGATCGAAAGTGACATTTCAAGGAAACGATTATACGGTGGAGGAGGCGACTCCGGAGAGCTTCGAAGGAATCGATATCGCTTTATTCTCCGCAGGAGGTTCCGTCTCCAAGAAACTGGCACCGGAAGCGGTCAAGCGCGGCGCTGTCGTTGTAGATAATACAAGTGCCTACCGGATGGCGGAAGATGTACCGCTCGTTGTACCGGAAGTGAACGAGAAAGATATTGCTGATCATAAAGGAATTATTGCCAACCCGAATTGTTCCACCATTCAAATGGTTGCTGCACTGGAACCAGTGCGCAAAGCCGTGGGGATGAAGCGTGTGATCGTTTCCACGTATCAAGCGGTTTCCGGTGCTGGAAATGAAGCAGCGGAGGAATTAAGGAATCAGTCCCAGGCATTCCTCGATGATACGGATTTGAAAGCAGACATTCTTCCTGTAAAAGGAGATAAGAAGCATTATCCGATCGCATTCAATGCGTTGCCGCAGATTGACGTGTTCCAGGATAATGGATATACATTCGAAGAAATGAAAATGATCAACGAAACGAAGAAGATCATGCATGCCCCTGAATTATCCGTTGCAGCCACCTGTGTGCGCCTTCCGTTCTTCACTTCCCATGCGGAGAGTGTGTATGTGGAAGTAGAGAAAGACGGCGTCACGGTTGAGGAGATTAAGCAGCTTTTGGCCGATGCACCTGGTATTGTCCTTGAAGATGACCCTGCGACACAGACCTATCCAACACCGCTTTCCGCGGCAGATAAAAGGGATGTGTTCGTCGGAAGAATCAGAAAAGATTTGGACGATGATCGCGGATTCCACCTTTGGGTCGTCTCTGACAACCTGCTTAAGGGAGCGGCATGGAATTCTGTGCAGATCGCAGAATGCTTGATCGCGAACGAGTGGCTGTAAACTCATATAAGTAGAGGTGGCCAAATGAAGCTACTTGTGCAGAAATTTGGTGGAACATCCGTCCGGGATCAGGAAAGCAGATCCCGGGCGATCCATCATGTGAAAAATGCTTTGGACGAAGGCTATAAAGTTGTCATAACAGTGTCAGCTATGGGTAGAAAGGGAAGCCCTTATGCGACGGATACGCTTCTTGGGTTAATCGACTTCCCAAAAACAGAAGTATCATTAAGGGAGCAGGATTTAATGATGTCCTGCGGAGAGACGATTTCCTCCATTGTATTTGCTCATGAACTTTGCAAAGCGGGAATCTCTGCTGTTTCCTTAACCGGAGCTCAGGCTGGAATTACAACCAATGAAGAGTTTACTCGAGCGAAAATTACGCAGATGAACCCGGCACGCCTCCTGCAGACTATGCAGACGAAAGACGTTGTCGTCGTAGCCGGCTTTCAAGGTCAGACGCTTCAAGGAGATGTAACAACCATCGGGCGCGGGGGAAGTGATACAACTGCTGCGGCTCTTGGATCTGCGCTGAAAGCGGATTACATTGATATATTTACCGATGTCGACGGCATTATGACGGCGGACCCGCGGATTGTAAAAGAGGCAAGACCGCTCACAAGCATCACATATAATGAAATCTGCAATCTTGCTTATCAAGGTGCAAAAGTGATACATCCTCGTGCGGTTGAAATCGCTATGCATGCGAAAGTTCCAATCCGGGTGCGATCCACTTATTCGGATTCTCTCGGAACTCTGGTCACAGGTACGAAAGAAGAAAGCTTCGGTCAGGACATCCAGGAAAGGACCGTCACCGGGATTGCTCATATGGACGGTTTAACACAAATCAAAGTACTTTCTAAGAAAGACCCCTCCAAACTCCAATCGGACGTATTTAAATCCATGGCTTCGGCTAATATATCCGTAGACTTCATAAATATATCTCCAATTGGTGTCCTTTACACCATAAACCATTTGTACACAGAAAAAGCCGTAGATATCCTAACAGATCTGGGGTATGACCCTGTCATTCGCAGACAGTGTGCAAAAGTCTCCGCCGTAGGCGCCGGAATTACAGGTATTCCGGGTGTAACCGCACAAATCGTGCAATCTTTAACCGATCAGGGCATTCCCATTCTGCAGTCTGCTGATTCCCATACGACTATCTGGGTGCTGGTGAGAGAAGAAGACTTGATTCCTGCCGTCAACGCGCTGCATGAAACCTTCCAATTGAATTCTAGAGCGAAGAATGGGGCGAACCTATCATGAATTTCGGAAAAGTGCTGACAGCAATGGTTACTCCTTTTGACAAAGGTGGGGAACTTGATTTAAAACGCACGACAGAGTTAGTGGAATACCTGCTTGCAAACGGTTCGGACGGTTTAGTTGTTACTGGGACGACGGGGGAGTCACCGACACTCTCTGCTGATGAGAAAGTGACTCTGTGGACCCACGTCGTTCAAGTGGCAGGAGGCCGTGCTCCTGTCATTGCCGGAGCAGGAAGCAATAATACACGTGAATCGGTGGAACTTTCCAAACGTGCCGAACAAACAGGGGTGGATGCTGTGATGGTCGTTGCCCCTTACTATAATAAGCCGAATCAGCAGGGGCTGCTTCGTCATTTCCAAGCGGTTGCGGGTGCCGTCCGTCTGCCTGTGATGATCTACAATGTCCCGGGAAGGTCTTCTGTTACCATTGCTCCGGAAACTATCATCGAACTGTCTCAAACGGACAACATCGTGTCAGTAAAAGAAGCAACAGGAAACCTGGACGGAATGGCTCAAATAATTGAAAATACGAGAAGTGACTTTTCGCTTTACAGTGGTGATGATCATTTGACACTCCCAGCTTATGCGATCGGTGCGAATGGTATCATAAGTGTATCTTCCCATATCATTGGTTCAGAAATGCAGCAGATGCTGCAATTATTTGAAAAAGGGGATTATAAGGCAGCGGCGTCTCTCCACAGAAAACTTCTTCCCGTATTCCAAGCGGTTTTCTGCGCGCCTTCGCCTGCACCGGTGAAAGCCGCCCTCAAGAAAAAGGGGATGGACACGGGAGGGATGAGGCTTCCTCTTGTACCTCTCAGCCTGGATGAAGATGCTCTTATCGAAGCGATCATCCGTAAGTTTCCTTAATAGCACATACATCCGCCCTTCCTTCTTGTTACTGAAGGAAGGGCGGTTTTTTTCGACGCGCAGGTTCTTTGAATTGCAGCATGGTAAATCAAAGGATATGCCTGTATGATTCCAATGTGTTTAAGTCATACTACGGGAAAAGAAGAAAAGGGGTCTGATCATACCATGAACGAAGATACGCCCAAAGAAAAAGAAGCCAAACCACAGTCTTCTCTCGTAGATAAAATACAACAGCTGGGTCAGAGCAACGTGCCACAGCCCGGTGATTCCAACATTCACGTCCTGCCTATTATCGGTCAGGTGGAAGGGCATGTGCAGCTGCCACAGCAAAATAAGACAACAAAGTATGAACATTTAATACCTCAGCTGATTGCGATTGAACAAAACCCGAAAATTGAAGGATTAGTTGTCTTGTTAAACACAGTAGGCGGGGATGTCGAAGCTGGCCTTGCCATATCGGAAATGATTGCATCACTGTCTAAACCGACCGTTTCCATCGTCCTTGGGGGCGGGCATTCCATTGGTGTTCCGATCGCCGTATCATCGAATTATTCTTTTATTGCAGAGACGGCGACGATGACTATTCATCCCATCCGTATGACTGGTCTCGTCATTGGTGTCCCGCAAACCTTCGAGTATATGGATAAGATGCAGGATCGTGTCATCAATTTCGTAACGAGGCATTCCAACATTGAAGAAGAGAAATTCAAGGAACTCATGTTCGAAAAAGGCAATCTGACCAGGGATATCGGAACGAACATCGTAGGGAGACAAGCAGTGGAAGCAGGCTTGATCGATGCCGTCGGCGGCGTGAAAGAAGCGATGGGGAAGCTGAATGAGATGATCGAAGCGAACAAAGATACAGGAGAGCAGGTCGTCCAATGAGTATCCTTTACACGCCGCTCAGCGAACAGGACATTTTCCCTCCGGAGAACGAGGCTTATCAAGTGATTCTCCATCAACATGAGAAGTGCCCGTTAAAATGTGCGAAGACGCCGGATGGAAAGAAGCAGATCATGCAGATTCTATCCACAGATCCTGCTCATTATATGGATCCTGAGCTCCAGCCGGGACAATGGTTGGACTCGTAACACTACACCGCCCTATGGTATAATTAGGATAGCTGAAAGAAAAAAAGGATGCCGCTGTCATCTTCTTGGATGGGGAAGAAGAACAGCAGGCATCCTTCTCCTTTCAGCTTAGGGAGGTGGAATCGGAATGGCAAGAAAACGAAAAAAGAAAAAGAAACAGACGAATTTCAAAAGTCAAATAAAATTTGAATTACTCGGACTCTGTTTCCTGTTCCTGGCCGTGATTGGCAGCGGTGCTGCAGCAATTAGTGACGGTGCAGTTCCTGGAGGTCTCGAGCATTTATGGCAGTTCTTCTTCGGCGTATGGTATTTTATCGTATCCTTATTTTTCCTTGTTGTCGGTATTTATCTCATGGTAAAACGCAAATGGCCGACCTTTTTACATAGACGATTAGCTGGTATGTATATCCTTTTGATATCTCTTTTACTGTTTACGCACTTAGAAACATTGTCCGCGGAGCTCGGATCCGGCAATGGCTCCATTCTCTCCATGACGTGGGAGCGGCTTACAGCTATGATGAGAGGGGAAGCCTC
This sequence is a window from Bacillus sp. SB49. Protein-coding genes within it:
- a CDS encoding dipicolinate synthase subunit B, whose product is MMTTLKGKVIGFGLTGSHCTYHEVFPIMQQLVDKGATVIPILSYTVQKTDTRFGDAEDHLKKVEEITGEKPIMTIPDAEPLGPKRPLDCMLIAPLTGNSTSKLANALTDSPVLMAAKATLRNESPVVLAVSTNDALGLNGVNIMRLMATKHIYFVPLGQDHPFKKPNSLVADMTLIPETIEAALLGKQLQPVLIERYPN
- a CDS encoding YlzJ-like family protein, producing the protein MSILYTPLSEQDIFPPENEAYQVILHQHEKCPLKCAKTPDGKKQIMQILSTDPAHYMDPELQPGQWLDS
- the asd gene encoding aspartate-semialdehyde dehydrogenase, whose amino-acid sequence is MSEAKQYNVAVVGATGAVGQKMLETLEDRNFPINQLKLLSSSRSAGSKVTFQGNDYTVEEATPESFEGIDIALFSAGGSVSKKLAPEAVKRGAVVVDNTSAYRMAEDVPLVVPEVNEKDIADHKGIIANPNCSTIQMVAALEPVRKAVGMKRVIVSTYQAVSGAGNEAAEELRNQSQAFLDDTDLKADILPVKGDKKHYPIAFNALPQIDVFQDNGYTFEEMKMINETKKIMHAPELSVAATCVRLPFFTSHAESVYVEVEKDGVTVEEIKQLLADAPGIVLEDDPATQTYPTPLSAADKRDVFVGRIRKDLDDDRGFHLWVVSDNLLKGAAWNSVQIAECLIANEWL
- the dapA gene encoding 4-hydroxy-tetrahydrodipicolinate synthase; amino-acid sequence: MNFGKVLTAMVTPFDKGGELDLKRTTELVEYLLANGSDGLVVTGTTGESPTLSADEKVTLWTHVVQVAGGRAPVIAGAGSNNTRESVELSKRAEQTGVDAVMVVAPYYNKPNQQGLLRHFQAVAGAVRLPVMIYNVPGRSSVTIAPETIIELSQTDNIVSVKEATGNLDGMAQIIENTRSDFSLYSGDDHLTLPAYAIGANGIISVSSHIIGSEMQQMLQLFEKGDYKAAASLHRKLLPVFQAVFCAPSPAPVKAALKKKGMDTGGMRLPLVPLSLDEDALIEAIIRKFP
- a CDS encoding ClpP family protease translates to MNEDTPKEKEAKPQSSLVDKIQQLGQSNVPQPGDSNIHVLPIIGQVEGHVQLPQQNKTTKYEHLIPQLIAIEQNPKIEGLVVLLNTVGGDVEAGLAISEMIASLSKPTVSIVLGGGHSIGVPIAVSSNYSFIAETATMTIHPIRMTGLVIGVPQTFEYMDKMQDRVINFVTRHSNIEEEKFKELMFEKGNLTRDIGTNIVGRQAVEAGLIDAVGGVKEAMGKLNEMIEANKDTGEQVVQ
- the dapG gene encoding aspartate kinase: MKLLVQKFGGTSVRDQESRSRAIHHVKNALDEGYKVVITVSAMGRKGSPYATDTLLGLIDFPKTEVSLREQDLMMSCGETISSIVFAHELCKAGISAVSLTGAQAGITTNEEFTRAKITQMNPARLLQTMQTKDVVVVAGFQGQTLQGDVTTIGRGGSDTTAAALGSALKADYIDIFTDVDGIMTADPRIVKEARPLTSITYNEICNLAYQGAKVIHPRAVEIAMHAKVPIRVRSTYSDSLGTLVTGTKEESFGQDIQERTVTGIAHMDGLTQIKVLSKKDPSKLQSDVFKSMASANISVDFINISPIGVLYTINHLYTEKAVDILTDLGYDPVIRRQCAKVSAVGAGITGIPGVTAQIVQSLTDQGIPILQSADSHTTIWVLVREEDLIPAVNALHETFQLNSRAKNGANLS